The DNA segment CTGCCTAGGTGTGCGTCGGGCCGTGGCTACAGGCTGCCTCCGTGTGCCTTAATCAACCTGAGCCATGGATGCCGCTTTGAGCAGGGTTCACACAAACTGACCGCCATCGTCAAACCCCAGCCTGCCGCCTCCTCCCACCACCACGCACACAACAAAGAACAGCTGTCTGGGCTCAACCACTCACCACGCTCACCCTTCATACCCACACAGGTAGGACTGGAGTAGAGCAAATTACACCTGTACtcatgtctcacacacacacacacacacacacacacacacacacacacacacacacacacacacacacacacacacaaataagaaTGGGTCAAATCTCCCccccatgtctctccctccctccccccatgtctctcccccctcccccccatgtCTCCCCCCCATGtatgtttctccctccctccctccctcctcaaatgtatgtttctccctccctcccccatgtatgtttctccctccctctccctctctctctctctctctctctctctctccctctccctctccctctctccctctccctctccctctccctctccctctccctctccctctccctctccctctccctctccctctccctctccctctccctctccctctccctctccctctccctctccctctccctctccctctctctctctctctctctctctctctctctctctctccctctctctccctctctctccctctctctccctctctctccctctctctccctctccctctctctccctctctctctctctctctctctctctctctctctctctctctctctctctctccctctctctctctccctctctctctccctctctctctctccctctctctctccctctctctctccctctctctctccctctctctctctctccctccctccctccctccctccctccctccctccctccctcactccctcactccctccctcactctctctctctccccccatatgtctctccctctctctctctctccccccatatgtctctctctctctccctccctgtctctcccctccctcactccctccatatgtctctccccttctctctccctccctccctccgtctctcccgccctctgtctccctctgtgtctgtctctctctccctccctccctatgtctctccctccccaccctctgtctgtctctctccctctctccctccctccgtctctgtctctgtttctctcagcaGCAGAACGGCAGACAAAACATTCTCAGGGCAGACACTCAGGGGAACAAAAATGTGCACCACAATGCCCTCAGCCAGAAACACCAGCCGAAGGTAAGcctgtgtttgttctctctcctctctggctctctctctctgtgtttgttctctctcctctctggctagctctctctgtgtttgttctctctcctctctggctagctctctctgtgtttgttctctctcctctctggctcgctctctctgtgtttgaGTTTTTCTCTACAATGCCACATTTCTCTGTAGTAGAGTGTGTAACATCAATCTCCCTGTGAGTGCAGGGTAAAGATGAGGAGTTCAGTAATGTGTGGCAGTCTCTGCAGAGTTCTGGAATGCCCCAGAAACCACCAGCCCACTGGCAACAAAACAATGTGAGTCCATTCATAAGTGTGTCTGTACCAGTGTCAATGTGAAGTGTTACCATACTCACATTGTGAGTGTAgcagtgtttgttgtttttgtttgtgtgtgactaAAGCTATtgtacatctctgtgtgtgtctgtccccaGGCGTGTAATTCTGCCTGGGGTCCAGGGTCTCCCGGACAGGAAGGGCAGTTCCAGAGGCAACAGGGCAGGAACCAACCCCagagtcaacaacaacaacccccCAAACCTGTAAATCACCATTTCATTCTAACCTTTGAACCCTTATGCACCTACATCCATAACCTTTGAACCATACACATTCCTAAACATTGAACCACGTCTCTTTGGTCCTTACTTTAGCTCCCATCATCACCTCCAGCTGTAGACCAATAGCAGACAGTGACCAGGGTTCTCATCCTCAGCAGGCAGCTTAGCCAGTGGAGTCAGGACTACAAATGAAATGAAACTAGTCAATAAAATGTACTTTGTGAAAGCTGATTGCTGTgcgtagggtttattacagggctgtgtgtagggtttattacagggctgtgtgtagggtttattacaaggctgtgtgtagggtttattacagggctgtgtgtagggtttattacagggctgtgtgtagggtttattacaaggctgtgtgtagggtttattacagggctgtgtgtagggtttattacagggctgtgtgtagggttttattacagggctgtgtgtagggtttattacagggctgtgtgtagggtttattacagggctgtgtgtagggttttattacagggctgtgtgtagggttttattacagggctgtgtgtagggttttattacagggctgtgtagggttttattacagggctgtgtgtagggttttattacagggctgtgtgtagggttttattacagggctgtgtgtagggttttattacagggctgtgtgtagggttttattacagggctgtgtgtagggttttattacagggctgtgtgtagggttttattacagggctgtgtgtagggttttattacagggctgtgtgtagggttttattacagggctgtgtgtagggttttattacagggctgtgtgtagggttttattacagggctgtgtgtagggttttattacagggctgtgtgtggggttttattacagggctgtgtgtggggttttattacagggctgtgtgtggggttttattacagggctgtgtgtagggttttattacagggctgtgtgtagggttttattacagggctgtgtgtggggttttattacagggctgtgtgtagggttttattacaaggctgtgtgtagggtttattacagggctgtgtgtagggtttattacagggctgtgtgtagggtttattacaaggctgtgtgtagggtttattacaaggctgtgtgtagggtttattacagggctgtgtgtagggtttattacaaggctgtgtgtagggttttattacagggctgtgtgtagggttttattacagggctgtgtgtagggttttattacagggctgtgtgtagggttttattacaaggctgtgtgtagggtttattacaaggctgtgtgtagggtttattacaaggctgtgtgtagggttttattacaaggctgtgtgtagggttttattacaaggctgtgtgtagggttttattacaaggctgtgtgtagggttttattacaaggctgtgtgtcgggtttattacaaggctgtgtgaagggttttattacagggctgtgtgtagggtttattacagggctgtgtgtagggtttattacaaggctgtgtgtagggtttattacaaggctgtgtgtagggtttattacaaggctgtgtgtagggttttattacagggctgtgtgtaggattttattacagggctgtgtgtagggcttattacaaggctgtgtgtagggttttattacaaggctgtgtgtagggtttattacaaggctgtgtgtagggtttattacaaggctgtgtgtagggtttattacagggctgtgtgtagggtttattacagggctgtgtgtagggtttattacaaggctgtgtgtagggttttattacaaggctgtgtgtagggtttattacaaggctgtgtgtagggtttattacaaggctgtgtgtagggtttattacaaggctgtgtgtagggtttattacaaggctgtgtgtagggttttattacaaggctgtgtgtagggttttattacaaggttttgtgtagggtttattacaaggctgtgtgtagggttttattacaaggctgtgtgtagggttttattacaaggctttgtgtagggtttattacaaggctgtgggtagggttttattacaaggctgtgtgtagggttttattacaaggctgtgtgtagggttttattacaaggctgtgtgtagggtttattacaaggccgtgtgtagggttttattacaaggccgTGTGTAGGTTTTTATTACAAGgccgtgtgtagggttttattacaaggccgtgtgtagggtttattacaacgctgtgtgtagggttttattacaaggctgtgtgtagggttttattacaaggctgtgtgtagggtttattacaaggctgtgtgtaggttTTATTACAatgctgtgtgtagggtttattacaaggctgtgtgtagggtttattacaaggctgtgtgtagggttttattacagggctgtgtgtagggttttattacagggctgtgtgtagggttttattacagggctgtgtgtagggtttattacagggctgtgtgtagggtttattacaaggctgtgtgtagggtgtattacagggctgtgtgtagggtttattacagggctgtgtgtagggtttattacagggctgtgtgtagggtttattacaaggctgtgtgtagggtttattacaaggctgtgtgtagggttttattacaaggctgtgtgtagggttttattacagggctgtgtgtagggtttattacagggctgtgtgcagggttttattacagggctgtgtgtagggttttattacagggctgtgtgtagggttttattacagggctgtgtgtagggtttattacagggctgtgtgtagggtttattacaaggctgtgtgtatggttaattacagggctgtgtgtagggtttattacagggatGTGTGCAAAGTttttttattacagggctgtgtgtagggttttattacagggctgtgtgtagggtttattacagggctgtgtgtagggtttattacaaggctgtgtgtagggttaattacagggctgtgtgtcaggttttattacagggctgtgtgtagggtttattacaaggctgtgtgtagggttttattacagggctgtgtgtagggttttattacaaggctgtgtgtagggttttattacaaggctgtgtgtagggtttattacaaggctgtgtgtagggtttattacaaggctgtgtgtagggtttattacaaggctgtgtgtcgggtttattacaaggctgtgtgtagggtttattacaaggctgtgtgtagggtttattacaaggctgtgtgtagggttttattacaaggctgtttgtagggtttattacaaggctgtgtgtagggtttattacaaggctttgtgtagggtttattacaaggctgtgtgtagggtttattacaaggctgtgtgtagggtttattacaaggctgtgtgtagggttttattacagggttgtgtgtagggtttattacagggctgtgtgtagggtttattacaaggctgtgtgtagagtttattacagggctgtgtgtagggttttattacagggctgtgtgtagggttttattacagggctgtgtgtagggttttattacagggctgtgtgtagggttttattacaaggctgtgtgtagggtttattacaaggctgtgtgtaggggtttattacaaggctgtgtgtagggttttattacagggctgtgtgtatggttttattacagggctgtgtgtagggttttattacagggctgtgtgtagggttttattacaaggctgtgtgtagggtttattacaaggctgtgtgtaggggtttattacaaggctgtgtgtagggttttattacagggctgtgtgtagggttttattacagggctgtgtgtagggttttattacagggctgtgtgtagggttttattacagggctgtgtgtaggttttattacagggctgtgtgtagggtttattacaaggctgtgtgtagggtttattacagggctgtgtgtagggtttattacagggctgtgtgtagggttttattacaaggctgtgtgtagggtttattacaaggctgtgtgtagggttttattacaaggctgtgtgtagggttttattacaaggctgtgtgtagggttttattacaaggctgtgtgtagggtttattacaaggctgtgtgtagggtttattacaaggctgtgtgtaggattttattacagggctgtgtgtagggtttattacagggctgtgtgtagggtttattacagggctgtgtgtagggtttattacagggctgtgtgtagggttttattacaaggctgtgtgtagggtttattacaaggctgtgtgtagggtttattacaaggctgtgtgtagggtttta comes from the Oncorhynchus clarkii lewisi isolate Uvic-CL-2024 unplaced genomic scaffold, UVic_Ocla_1.0 unplaced_contig_4818_pilon_pilon, whole genome shotgun sequence genome and includes:
- the LOC139399209 gene encoding 5'-3' exoribonuclease 1-like, whose protein sequence is DREAEILYEVVFDEEFAGGLTMRCASGRGYRLPPCALINLSHGCRFEQGSHKLTAIVKPQPAASSHHHAHNKEQLSGLNHSPRSPFIPTQQQNGRQNILRADTQGNKNVHHNALSQKHQPKGKDEEFSNVWQSLQSSGMPQKPPAHWQQNNACNSAWGPGSPGQEGQFQRQQGRNQPQSQQQQPPKPVNHHFILTFEPLCTYIHNL